In Stieleria varia, one genomic interval encodes:
- a CDS encoding arginyltransferase, with protein sequence MNHRHPDSEQTEGRRRLVVVQDHLQPCPYLAETARMPLEVSVGKLDGDDADALLAAGYRRSGVYLYRTRCPICQACQPTRLRADQFNWSRSMQRVLKRGDRDLRCHWGTPIADDRRVQLFNDHRRLRKLSDGDEVDLLSYEAFLTETCFSTTELAITLDDLLIAVAIVDWGRTSFSAVYTHFAPEFSRYSLGTYAVLKQIQRVLDTGREFLYLGLYVAANPHLSYKARFSPQERLIEGKWVPIAEGK encoded by the coding sequence ATGAATCATCGTCATCCCGATTCGGAGCAGACAGAGGGCCGGCGTCGACTGGTGGTCGTTCAAGATCACTTGCAGCCGTGTCCTTACCTCGCCGAAACAGCGCGGATGCCGCTGGAAGTATCCGTCGGCAAACTCGATGGCGACGATGCCGATGCGTTGTTGGCTGCCGGTTATCGACGCAGTGGCGTGTACTTGTACCGTACCCGTTGCCCGATTTGCCAAGCCTGCCAGCCGACGCGATTGCGGGCCGATCAGTTCAACTGGTCACGTTCGATGCAACGTGTTTTGAAGCGAGGGGATCGCGACCTGCGGTGCCACTGGGGAACGCCAATCGCCGACGATCGTCGCGTCCAATTGTTCAACGACCACCGTCGATTACGCAAACTCTCCGACGGTGACGAAGTCGATTTGCTCAGCTATGAGGCGTTCTTGACCGAGACCTGTTTCAGTACCACCGAACTGGCGATCACGCTGGATGACTTGTTGATCGCCGTGGCGATCGTCGATTGGGGACGAACCAGCTTTTCCGCCGTCTACACACACTTTGCCCCCGAGTTCAGCCGCTACAGTTTGGGCACCTACGCAGTGCTGAAACAAATCCAGCGTGTCCTCGACACCGGACGCGAGTTTCTCTACCTCGGGCTCTATGTCGCCGCGAACCCGCATCTGAGCTACAAAGCCCGTTTCAGTCCACAAGAACGACTGATCGAAGGCAAATGGGTGCC
- a CDS encoding DUF1598 domain-containing protein, which produces MKNLFRSMTAFAALCLFAFPAANTFAQNNGGGNNVNNFAQPIAGIDVDARGVLQVKQFDHQLARQRFEAARRMADSDLMKSSKLRKVSLNRLEAALAAEVAAGRQPDDAMKALAGLTSVQYVFFYPDTNDIVIAGPAEGFAADPTNRFIGIESGRPTVLLEDMVTAMRAFAPGSPETGVISVSIDPTAEGLQRMQQFLAAVRGRVQPSDAQRLASGLKENLGLQTVTFNGVPDTTHFARVLVEADYRMKLIGIGLERLPVRVTSYVERANPTSVAANAMERWYFQPRYDGVAVSEDGLAMRINERGVQLVGENERVAGGNRIATKRVNKASEAFCKEFTEKYNMIADRVSIYAELRQIMDVSIAAAYIQEQDFYGQAGWSMPVLGDESQFAVQTYTAPQQVETAVNAIWKGNTLMTPLGGGVQMQPRKALDKEYLVIDRKGENNQIKQSAGPSGLQPGQWWWD; this is translated from the coding sequence ATGAAAAACCTTTTCCGTTCGATGACCGCCTTTGCGGCCCTTTGCCTGTTCGCATTTCCCGCCGCAAATACATTTGCGCAGAACAATGGCGGTGGCAATAATGTTAACAATTTCGCGCAACCGATCGCAGGGATCGATGTCGACGCCCGTGGCGTGCTGCAGGTCAAGCAGTTTGACCACCAGCTCGCACGCCAGCGTTTTGAAGCCGCCCGCCGGATGGCCGACAGCGATTTGATGAAATCGAGCAAGCTCCGCAAGGTCTCGCTCAACCGACTGGAAGCCGCCTTGGCAGCCGAAGTCGCCGCCGGACGTCAGCCGGATGACGCCATGAAAGCCCTGGCCGGATTGACTTCGGTTCAATACGTCTTCTTTTACCCCGACACCAACGACATCGTGATCGCTGGTCCTGCAGAAGGATTCGCTGCTGATCCGACGAACCGTTTCATTGGGATCGAATCCGGTCGCCCGACCGTTTTGCTCGAAGACATGGTGACCGCCATGCGAGCTTTCGCACCTGGCAGCCCCGAAACGGGCGTGATCAGTGTGTCGATCGACCCGACCGCCGAGGGACTGCAGCGGATGCAACAGTTCCTCGCCGCCGTCCGCGGTCGAGTTCAACCGAGCGACGCGCAGCGATTGGCCAGTGGCCTGAAGGAAAATCTGGGACTGCAAACCGTGACCTTTAACGGAGTCCCTGACACGACCCACTTTGCCCGCGTGCTGGTGGAAGCCGACTATCGGATGAAGCTGATCGGAATCGGACTGGAGCGTCTGCCCGTCCGCGTCACCAGCTATGTCGAGCGTGCCAACCCGACATCGGTCGCCGCCAACGCTATGGAACGCTGGTATTTTCAACCTCGCTATGACGGTGTTGCCGTTAGCGAAGACGGATTGGCGATGCGGATCAACGAGCGTGGCGTGCAACTCGTGGGTGAAAACGAGCGAGTCGCCGGCGGAAATCGCATCGCAACCAAGCGAGTCAACAAGGCCAGCGAAGCGTTTTGCAAGGAGTTCACCGAGAAATACAACATGATCGCCGACCGCGTCAGTATCTACGCGGAATTGCGTCAAATAATGGATGTCTCGATCGCTGCGGCCTACATCCAGGAACAAGACTTCTACGGACAAGCCGGTTGGTCGATGCCCGTCTTGGGTGACGAATCGCAGTTTGCCGTTCAGACCTACACCGCCCCGCAGCAAGTGGAAACGGCCGTCAACGCGATTTGGAAAGGCAACACGCTGATGACCCCTCTGGGTGGCGGCGTTCAAATGCAGCCTCGCAAGGCGTTGGACAAAGAGTATTTGGTGATCGACCGCAAAGGCGAAAACAACCAAATCAAGCAATCAGCAGGCCCATCAGGTCTGCAGCCAGGCCAATGGTGGTGGGACTGA
- the gnd gene encoding decarboxylating NADP(+)-dependent phosphogluconate dehydrogenase has protein sequence MSGDCDFGLIGLAVMGENLALNVESRGYKVAVYNRTTSKVDELIAGRAAGKNFVGTHTLEDFVKSVKRPRKLMMLVKAGPAVDALIETLIPLCEPGDIIIDGGNTHYVDTERRTKQVEDAGLLYVGCGVSGGEEGALKGPSLMPGGSKAAWPEVKEMFQAIAAKVGPNDDIPCCEWVGPRGAGHYVKMVHNGIEYGDMQLICEAYQLLHELGGLSNDELYDVFDDWNRGDLQSYLIEISRDIFSVKDDQGGDGHLVDKIMDVAGAKGTGKWMSQLALDLGVPSTLVTTAVFARGLSAQKDARVRASEKLEGPAAGSNAEMNAVVEKLVGDKAAFVEAVRQALYASKIVSYAQGYVQLQAASQEHDWDLDYGLCALLWRGGCIIRAKFLDRIKEAFDADPNLENLLLDKFFDEAIQNAQEAWRAVVATASIVGIPVPAFSTALNYYDGYRLARLPANLLQAQRDYFGAHTYQRLDKEGTFHTEWIQLRKEPKA, from the coding sequence ATGAGTGGTGATTGCGATTTTGGTTTGATTGGCTTGGCCGTGATGGGCGAAAACTTGGCTCTCAATGTGGAGAGTCGTGGTTACAAAGTCGCCGTCTATAACCGTACGACCAGCAAGGTCGACGAGTTGATTGCTGGCCGCGCCGCTGGCAAGAATTTTGTCGGCACCCACACCCTGGAGGACTTTGTCAAATCGGTCAAACGTCCACGCAAATTGATGATGCTGGTCAAAGCAGGCCCGGCGGTCGACGCCTTGATCGAAACGTTGATCCCACTGTGTGAACCCGGCGACATCATCATCGACGGGGGCAACACCCACTACGTGGACACGGAACGACGTACCAAGCAAGTCGAGGATGCTGGATTGCTGTACGTCGGTTGCGGCGTTTCGGGTGGCGAAGAAGGCGCGCTGAAAGGCCCCAGCCTGATGCCCGGTGGCAGCAAAGCGGCCTGGCCGGAAGTCAAAGAGATGTTCCAAGCCATCGCCGCAAAGGTCGGACCCAACGACGACATCCCTTGCTGTGAATGGGTCGGCCCCCGCGGTGCCGGTCACTACGTCAAGATGGTCCACAACGGGATCGAATACGGCGACATGCAGCTGATCTGCGAAGCCTATCAGTTGCTGCACGAACTGGGCGGATTGTCCAACGACGAACTGTATGATGTGTTCGACGATTGGAATCGCGGTGACCTACAAAGCTATCTGATCGAGATCTCCCGAGACATCTTTAGCGTCAAAGACGACCAAGGTGGTGACGGACACTTGGTCGACAAGATCATGGACGTGGCCGGAGCCAAGGGGACGGGCAAGTGGATGAGCCAACTGGCGCTGGACCTGGGCGTTCCTAGCACCCTCGTCACCACGGCCGTGTTTGCCCGCGGTCTGTCGGCACAGAAAGACGCCCGTGTGCGTGCGAGTGAAAAACTGGAAGGCCCCGCTGCCGGTTCCAACGCCGAGATGAACGCGGTCGTTGAAAAGCTGGTCGGTGACAAAGCTGCGTTTGTCGAAGCCGTCCGCCAAGCGCTCTATGCCTCCAAGATCGTCAGCTATGCCCAGGGCTACGTGCAGTTGCAAGCCGCATCGCAGGAGCACGACTGGGATTTGGACTATGGCCTCTGTGCTCTGCTGTGGCGTGGCGGCTGCATCATCAGGGCAAAATTCCTGGATCGTATCAAGGAAGCCTTTGATGCCGATCCGAACTTGGAAAACCTGTTGTTGGACAAGTTCTTTGACGAAGCCATCCAGAACGCGCAAGAAGCTTGGCGGGCCGTCGTTGCCACCGCATCGATCGTCGGCATCCCCGTCCCCGCGTTCAGCACCGCGCTGAACTACTACGACGGCTACCGCTTGGCTCGCTTGCCCGCCAACTTGTTGCAAGCCCAACGCGATTACTTCGGCGCCCACACATACCAACGTTTGGACAAAGAAGGCACGTTCCACACCGAATGGATCCAGCTTCGCAAAGAACCCAAGGCGTAG
- a CDS encoding Xaa-Pro dipeptidyl-peptidase, which produces MKSTHLICFLFLGVLCCHVGSSVADDGEPVGPVFKDGEAQVVEAFKDPAYWLRHDLWVETEFDTDGDGKPDRMHVSVTRPAQTETEGLKLPVVYVSSPYFAGVGVSGDEYFWSPRQELGATPPKREIAPPVKRTGTRPIISKSHTEDWVPRGYIVVHSSSPGTGLSQGCPTVGGDNESLAPKAVIDWLCGRGKGFSEPEGGQPVHATWSTGKVGMTGTSYNGTIPLAAATTGVDGLEAIIPVAPNTSYYHYYRSNGLVRHPGGYMGEDIDVLYEFIHSGLEANRDYCDCNVRDELMLKNLDRETGDYNDFWASRDYLNDLQPLKAAVLMAHAFNDWNVVPEHSVRIYEAVKEKGVPCQVFFHQGGHGGPPPMKLMNRWFTRYLHGVQNDVEKDPKSWIVRESDKRENPTSYVDYPHPDSQHVPVHMIAGSPGQGTLSMEAPSEQPLETLIDNFSFDGASLAKAESTQHRLIYVTPELTTDLHLSGTPKITVRMACDQPAANLSVWMVSLPWNDKKDAKITDNIITRGWADPQNQESIRKSAPLEPGRLYDVSFALQPDDQVIPAGQKIGLMIFSSDKEFTLHPKPGTKLTIDPNKTTLSLPVVGGKEALQTALMPSAE; this is translated from the coding sequence ATGAAATCCACGCACCTGATTTGTTTCCTATTTCTTGGAGTTCTTTGTTGTCACGTCGGCAGCTCGGTCGCGGATGACGGTGAGCCGGTCGGGCCGGTGTTCAAGGACGGGGAGGCCCAGGTGGTCGAGGCGTTCAAGGATCCCGCGTACTGGCTGCGACACGATTTGTGGGTGGAAACCGAATTCGACACCGATGGCGACGGCAAGCCGGATCGCATGCACGTCAGTGTGACGCGACCGGCGCAGACGGAGACTGAGGGATTGAAATTGCCCGTGGTCTATGTCTCAAGCCCTTATTTCGCTGGCGTCGGCGTGTCGGGCGACGAATATTTCTGGTCGCCTCGTCAAGAACTGGGGGCAACGCCACCCAAACGGGAGATCGCGCCGCCAGTCAAGCGAACCGGCACACGGCCCATCATTTCCAAATCGCACACAGAGGATTGGGTGCCACGCGGATACATCGTCGTCCATTCCTCATCGCCCGGGACAGGGCTCTCGCAAGGATGTCCCACGGTCGGTGGAGACAACGAATCGTTGGCCCCGAAAGCCGTCATCGATTGGCTGTGCGGTCGAGGCAAAGGATTCTCAGAGCCAGAGGGTGGCCAGCCCGTTCATGCGACTTGGAGCACGGGCAAAGTCGGCATGACAGGCACGTCCTACAACGGCACGATCCCCTTGGCCGCAGCCACCACCGGCGTCGATGGTTTGGAAGCCATCATTCCGGTGGCACCCAATACGTCGTACTATCACTATTACCGATCCAACGGTCTGGTCCGTCACCCAGGCGGCTACATGGGCGAAGACATTGATGTCTTGTACGAGTTCATCCATAGCGGACTGGAGGCCAACCGGGATTACTGCGATTGCAACGTCCGTGACGAACTGATGCTCAAGAACTTGGATCGCGAGACGGGCGACTACAACGATTTCTGGGCTTCGCGTGATTACCTCAACGATCTCCAACCACTCAAAGCGGCCGTTTTGATGGCCCACGCCTTCAACGATTGGAACGTCGTTCCCGAACACAGCGTGCGGATCTACGAAGCCGTCAAAGAAAAAGGCGTTCCCTGCCAAGTCTTCTTTCATCAAGGTGGCCACGGTGGTCCTCCGCCGATGAAATTGATGAACCGTTGGTTCACTCGATACCTGCACGGAGTGCAAAACGACGTCGAAAAGGATCCCAAATCTTGGATCGTTCGTGAATCCGATAAACGCGAGAACCCCACGTCGTACGTCGATTATCCTCACCCCGATTCTCAGCACGTCCCAGTTCACATGATCGCCGGCAGCCCCGGACAAGGCACCTTGTCGATGGAGGCTCCATCCGAGCAGCCCCTTGAGACATTGATCGACAACTTTTCGTTCGACGGTGCATCGTTGGCCAAAGCAGAATCGACACAGCACCGGTTGATCTATGTGACGCCGGAACTGACGACGGACTTGCATCTCTCGGGTACACCCAAGATCACCGTGCGAATGGCTTGCGATCAACCCGCGGCCAACTTGTCGGTCTGGATGGTTTCACTGCCGTGGAACGACAAAAAGGATGCCAAGATCACGGACAACATCATCACACGTGGCTGGGCGGACCCTCAGAATCAAGAATCGATTCGTAAGAGTGCTCCGTTGGAGCCGGGTCGATTGTACGATGTCTCCTTCGCATTGCAGCCGGATGATCAAGTCATCCCGGCCGGCCAAAAGATCGGTCTGATGATCTTTTCGAGTGACAAGGAGTTCACGCTGCATCCCAAGCCGGGAACCAAGCTAACGATCGACCCCAACAAGACCACGCTGTCCTTGCCCGTGGTCGGGGGAAAGGAAGCACTGCAGACGGCATTGATGCCTAGTGCGGAGTAG
- a CDS encoding Gfo/Idh/MocA family protein — MKNNRREFLADTSKMVAATAAASALMGTPQSQAAQSSQSANDRINLGVIGIGPRCRYDLAAMLNLDDIRCIAIADVQQSRRDVGKKMVDDHYGNTECQLHQDFRELLDRSDIDAVLIATGDRWHADASMLAAQAGKDVYSEKPCGITIEKCQQLADTMHREKRVFQAGTQRRSVPNFQQAVKFAHDGKLGKLHTMHASVYIPELDNTWLPAEPTPKSDVVDWNMWLGPAPWRPFNQKYVDGRWRGQWDFDSGARLLDWGAHTVDLCQWANQADDTMPLEYAPSENEIVCTYANGVKLVIDFLKDPFGERSPHYVTRLGTCPVRFEGTEGTVETGDSGELVVSSESLKKELPDSEKRVRGLDVSAHARNFFDCMRTRQATAANADVMRRSHIACHAAAIAWVLGRKLTIDPNTESFVGDEEANLMRSRPSRMWHS, encoded by the coding sequence ATGAAAAACAACCGACGCGAATTCCTCGCTGACACCTCGAAAATGGTCGCCGCCACGGCAGCCGCTTCCGCTTTGATGGGCACGCCGCAGTCGCAAGCCGCCCAATCGAGCCAATCTGCCAACGACCGGATCAACTTGGGCGTCATCGGAATCGGGCCACGATGCCGGTACGATTTGGCCGCCATGCTGAACCTGGACGACATTCGATGTATCGCGATCGCCGACGTTCAACAGAGCAGGCGCGACGTCGGTAAGAAAATGGTGGACGATCATTACGGTAATACCGAATGCCAATTGCATCAAGATTTCCGCGAACTGTTGGATCGATCGGACATTGATGCCGTGTTGATCGCGACAGGCGACCGCTGGCACGCCGATGCATCCATGCTGGCTGCCCAAGCGGGCAAAGACGTGTACAGCGAAAAACCCTGCGGCATCACGATCGAAAAATGCCAACAACTCGCCGACACCATGCATCGCGAGAAACGTGTCTTTCAGGCGGGGACTCAACGCCGAAGTGTGCCGAACTTTCAACAGGCGGTGAAGTTTGCCCACGACGGAAAGCTTGGCAAACTCCACACCATGCATGCTTCCGTCTATATTCCCGAGCTGGATAACACTTGGTTGCCTGCCGAGCCGACACCGAAGTCCGACGTTGTGGATTGGAACATGTGGCTAGGCCCAGCCCCGTGGCGTCCCTTCAATCAAAAATACGTGGACGGTCGCTGGCGTGGCCAATGGGACTTTGACTCCGGCGCCCGCCTGCTGGACTGGGGCGCACACACGGTCGATCTGTGCCAATGGGCCAACCAAGCCGACGATACGATGCCGCTGGAATACGCGCCTTCCGAAAACGAAATCGTTTGCACTTATGCCAACGGTGTGAAACTGGTCATCGACTTCCTCAAGGATCCCTTTGGAGAACGCTCGCCGCACTACGTCACTCGGCTGGGAACCTGCCCTGTTCGTTTCGAAGGCACCGAGGGCACCGTCGAAACGGGTGACTCTGGCGAATTGGTGGTGTCCAGCGAGTCACTCAAAAAGGAACTGCCGGACTCAGAAAAACGTGTTCGGGGATTAGATGTCTCCGCACACGCGAGAAATTTCTTTGACTGCATGCGTACACGGCAGGCCACCGCAGCGAACGCCGATGTGATGCGGCGTTCCCACATCGCCTGTCATGCCGCCGCCATCGCTTGGGTACTGGGGCGGAAACTCACCATTGACCCCAATACGGAATCCTTTGTCGGAGACGAGGAAGCCAACCTGATGCGGTCACGCCCGTCGAGAATGTGGCACAGTTAG
- a CDS encoding YgfZ/GcvT domain-containing protein, which yields MSSRKIFRLSSLSIVDLLGQDAETILHNLTTNQIKNLSVGQNVETFITDVKGKTLGHVYACRIENGFRLIGADGQSQAIVDHADRYTIREDAVATIRDNDFEVFVTIGDQDLDPPPTIENHCVGWLGSETRVWLVSEGVSLEWTDSDSANAIGDDRDFHFARTLAAFPWHGIDFDDKNLPQEASRPDAISFTKGCYLGQETVARLDALGQVQKCLVRWSVDHGDVQPECEVFVDEKLVGRLTSIAQVSETKAFAIGVARRSHFEPGSMANGTSKNGHAFTATVVS from the coding sequence ATGTCCTCCAGAAAAATCTTTCGCCTCAGCTCTCTCTCCATCGTGGACTTATTGGGCCAGGATGCGGAGACCATCCTGCACAATCTGACCACGAATCAGATCAAGAACCTGTCGGTCGGCCAAAACGTCGAGACATTCATTACGGATGTCAAAGGCAAGACGTTGGGACACGTGTATGCTTGTCGAATCGAGAACGGTTTCCGACTCATCGGTGCTGACGGTCAATCCCAGGCCATCGTCGATCATGCGGATCGATACACCATCCGCGAAGACGCCGTCGCTACGATCCGAGACAACGATTTCGAGGTCTTTGTCACCATTGGAGATCAAGACCTGGATCCGCCGCCAACGATCGAGAATCATTGCGTCGGCTGGTTGGGCAGCGAAACCAGGGTCTGGCTGGTCTCCGAAGGCGTATCGTTGGAGTGGACCGATTCAGATTCGGCCAATGCCATCGGCGATGATCGCGATTTTCATTTCGCCAGAACGCTGGCGGCGTTTCCGTGGCACGGCATTGATTTCGATGACAAGAATTTGCCGCAGGAAGCGTCCCGTCCCGACGCGATCTCTTTTACCAAAGGTTGCTATCTCGGCCAGGAGACCGTTGCACGCTTGGACGCATTGGGACAGGTACAAAAATGTTTGGTCCGTTGGTCGGTCGACCACGGGGACGTGCAACCAGAATGCGAAGTCTTTGTCGATGAAAAACTGGTGGGGCGTTTGACCAGCATCGCCCAAGTGTCAGAGACCAAAGCATTCGCAATCGGTGTCGCCCGTCGTAGCCATTTTGAACCAGGTTCGATGGCGAACGGCACGTCCAAGAACGGACATGCATTCACGGCCACAGTCGTATCGTAA
- a CDS encoding ATP-binding protein — protein MASLYVVRGRDQGKHHVLSGALVRIGREASNEIQLLDSEASRHHAEIAIAGTGECVLADLSSSNGTKVNGARITSRQLRSGDRIEIGSSMMIFTGTGQPTAMNAAHGVDIVLQKGHADASRIVSSISQPLLGNNATSVGENESNASDSESSVSSLPTSDADRSLEVMYLTAIAVGRTDDLDELLNRILRLVFDWVEADRGCIMLRDNETGQLRPAGRCDRDHVAFDSQQRGPINISHTILDYVMERKEGVRTSDAKDDVRFDSAASIVQGGVREALCVPLQGRYDIVGALYIDTYTPPGQLIGSGARPRFTDDHLRLITAIGHQAALAIEDTSYYSALVQSERLAAMGQTIATLSHHVKNILQGIRGGSYLIEAGLERNDTDAVRRGWSMVDRNQERISNLVMDMLSFSKERVPQKVDSDLNDMVGEIAELMKTRASEMGVKLVSQISGELPTAKFDPDALHQAVLNLVTNAIDAAAGRLNDENADTDFHWDGDSGMVVAEAPPPTVEIQTGFDSELGWYVDVIDNGPGIAPEDREKIFSLFESRKGARGTGLGLPVSAKIMREHGGTIQIMPNDRSTGSRFRLTLPPQQDHGTDGDGAPTLL, from the coding sequence ATGGCCTCACTCTACGTCGTCCGCGGTCGCGATCAAGGAAAGCATCATGTGCTTTCGGGGGCGCTGGTGCGCATCGGTCGCGAAGCATCCAATGAAATCCAATTGCTGGATTCCGAAGCCTCCCGGCATCACGCGGAGATCGCAATTGCCGGCACCGGCGAGTGTGTTCTGGCTGATTTGTCCAGCAGCAATGGCACGAAAGTCAACGGTGCTCGCATCACCAGTCGGCAGTTGCGGAGCGGCGATCGCATCGAGATCGGCTCGTCGATGATGATCTTCACCGGTACCGGTCAGCCCACAGCGATGAATGCCGCGCATGGTGTTGATATCGTTTTGCAAAAAGGGCACGCCGATGCCAGTCGGATCGTCTCGTCGATCAGCCAACCCCTCTTGGGCAACAACGCTACCTCAGTGGGCGAAAATGAATCGAACGCGTCTGATTCCGAAAGCTCCGTTTCCTCCTTGCCGACCAGTGATGCGGATCGATCTCTGGAAGTCATGTACCTGACCGCGATTGCCGTCGGCCGGACGGACGATTTGGACGAACTGCTCAACCGAATCCTGCGTCTGGTATTTGACTGGGTCGAAGCCGATCGGGGATGCATCATGCTACGTGACAACGAAACCGGTCAGCTTCGCCCAGCCGGACGTTGTGACCGTGATCACGTCGCGTTCGACTCCCAACAACGGGGACCGATCAATATTAGCCACACGATTCTCGATTATGTGATGGAACGCAAGGAAGGGGTCCGCACCAGCGACGCGAAAGACGATGTGCGGTTTGACTCCGCCGCGTCCATCGTCCAAGGTGGCGTTCGGGAAGCCTTGTGTGTGCCGTTGCAGGGTCGTTACGACATTGTGGGTGCACTTTACATCGACACCTATACTCCGCCTGGTCAGTTGATCGGCAGCGGAGCACGCCCGCGATTTACCGACGATCACTTGCGGTTGATCACCGCAATCGGCCACCAAGCCGCATTGGCAATCGAAGACACATCGTATTACTCGGCGCTGGTGCAAAGTGAACGGTTGGCGGCGATGGGGCAGACCATCGCAACGCTTTCTCATCACGTGAAAAATATCCTGCAAGGAATCCGCGGCGGCAGCTATTTGATCGAAGCCGGTTTGGAACGAAACGATACCGATGCGGTCCGACGCGGTTGGTCGATGGTGGACCGAAACCAAGAGCGAATCAGCAACTTGGTGATGGACATGCTGTCGTTCTCCAAAGAGCGTGTTCCCCAGAAGGTCGATTCTGATCTGAACGACATGGTCGGCGAAATTGCCGAGCTGATGAAGACGCGAGCCAGCGAAATGGGCGTCAAACTGGTATCGCAGATCTCCGGCGAACTGCCGACCGCAAAGTTTGATCCCGATGCGTTGCACCAAGCGGTCTTGAACTTGGTCACCAACGCAATCGATGCTGCCGCCGGCAGGTTGAACGACGAGAACGCCGACACGGACTTTCACTGGGACGGCGATTCGGGCATGGTCGTTGCCGAAGCACCTCCGCCCACCGTGGAGATCCAAACCGGTTTTGATTCCGAGTTGGGCTGGTATGTCGACGTGATCGACAACGGACCTGGGATCGCGCCAGAGGATCGTGAAAAGATCTTTTCGTTGTTCGAGTCGCGTAAAGGTGCCCGTGGGACCGGACTTGGATTACCTGTGAGCGCAAAAATCATGCGAGAGCACGGCGGCACGATCCAGATCATGCCCAATGATCGGAGCACCGGCAGCCGCTTTCGCTTGACATTGCCCCCACAGCAAGATCACGGTACCGACGGTGACGGCGCCCCCACGCTGCTGTGA
- a CDS encoding DUF1501 domain-containing protein, with protein MLNRRQLLKSCTAGLGSLALSDMLTRQAMASDGAVPLHFPARAKYVIHLFMNGGPSQVDTFDYKPALEKYAGKTAPTGDLRTERPTGNVMGTPFKFKQYGESGIHVSELFEKTAQHIDDICVINSMRADVPNHEPSLMLMNTGESRLVRPSVGSWLSYGLGSENENLPSFVTMCPGGYPIKESQNWQNAFLPGKYQATYVDSSHRSVDKLINHIRSELVAPGDQRDQLDLLAKLNAEHLRQREGDQRLQSRIESFELAYRMQSEAAEVFDVSREPANIREAYGEGDFARQTLIARRLVEHGVRYVQLYTGAGQPWDNHDDLEQGHRRLAKQVDQPIAALLSDLKRLGLLDETLVIWGGEFGRTPVVEMPKEGSNQGKMNGRDHNHWGFTMWMAGGGVKGGHVVGATDEIGFQAVENRVHVHDLHATILRLMGLDHKRLTYRYAGRDFRLTDVHGNVVNEILA; from the coding sequence ATGTTGAACCGACGACAATTGCTCAAGAGTTGCACCGCCGGACTGGGTTCCTTGGCACTGTCCGACATGCTGACGCGTCAAGCGATGGCATCCGACGGCGCCGTCCCATTGCACTTTCCCGCGCGCGCGAAATACGTCATTCACTTGTTCATGAACGGCGGCCCCAGTCAAGTCGACACGTTCGACTACAAGCCGGCGCTCGAGAAGTATGCCGGTAAGACTGCGCCCACCGGCGACCTGCGAACAGAACGACCGACCGGCAACGTGATGGGCACGCCCTTCAAATTCAAGCAGTACGGCGAATCGGGGATCCATGTCAGTGAACTGTTCGAGAAAACCGCGCAGCACATCGATGACATCTGCGTGATCAACTCAATGCGTGCCGATGTGCCCAATCACGAACCCTCGTTGATGCTGATGAACACCGGCGAGTCTCGGTTGGTGCGCCCAAGTGTCGGATCCTGGCTGTCCTATGGTTTGGGCAGCGAGAACGAGAACCTGCCGTCGTTCGTGACGATGTGTCCCGGTGGTTATCCGATCAAAGAGTCACAGAATTGGCAGAACGCTTTCTTGCCGGGCAAGTACCAAGCGACCTATGTCGATTCCAGTCATCGCAGCGTGGACAAGCTGATCAATCACATCCGTAGCGAATTGGTGGCTCCAGGCGACCAACGTGACCAGTTGGATTTGCTGGCCAAACTGAATGCAGAGCATCTGCGTCAACGCGAAGGTGACCAGAGATTGCAGTCACGAATCGAGTCCTTTGAACTGGCGTACCGAATGCAAAGCGAGGCGGCGGAAGTATTCGACGTGTCACGTGAACCGGCCAATATCCGCGAAGCGTACGGTGAAGGCGACTTTGCCCGACAAACGCTGATCGCGAGACGATTGGTGGAGCACGGAGTTCGCTATGTCCAGCTTTATACCGGCGCGGGACAACCGTGGGACAACCATGATGATTTGGAACAAGGACACCGACGGCTCGCCAAACAAGTCGACCAGCCGATCGCCGCGTTGCTGAGCGATCTGAAACGGCTGGGTCTGCTGGATGAAACGCTCGTGATCTGGGGCGGCGAGTTCGGACGCACACCCGTGGTGGAAATGCCCAAGGAAGGTTCCAACCAGGGCAAGATGAACGGGCGCGACCACAACCACTGGGGATTCACGATGTGGATGGCCGGTGGCGGAGTGAAGGGCGGCCACGTTGTGGGCGCGACCGACGAGATCGGATTCCAAGCCGTTGAAAATCGGGTGCACGTTCACGATTTACACGCCACGATCCTGCGTCTGATGGGCTTGGATCACAAACGTCTGACGTACCGCTACGCCGGTCGCGATTTCCGATTGACCGACGTCCACGGAAACGTGGTCAACGAGATTCTAGCGTAG